GTAGTTAGAGAtcgatttcatttttttaagcttGGTAAGCGGATCTTGCCCAGTCTCCAGCCATTTTCAAGAAATTAAGAGGTCTGCCCCTGGTTCTTTTTTGTCTCAAAGTAGACATGGCATCACTACTGTTGGCCTGTTCAGAGCATTAGCATTCACCCCAACAAAAAAGGATTGGGTGGCCAACACTGATGCTACACTCACTTGAGGAGTTTTTCCTTAAGAGGATTAGTAATGGGATAGGAGGTAGCCCTGATCACCTATTAATGAAGTGTGTCAGGGTGGGTAGACTTGACATTTTCAGAGGCTgacatacaaaaaataaagtttaatttaCAGAACACACAAGCTTATACCTTTGTGTTACTCAAACTTTTGAGTAAATCACCTTATGAACTAGTGGCCGCAAAACTTGATGAGCTAGGAAAATGATAATAGTCTCTTTTATAGAAAAATTGTTGCATCAGAATGGCTGATACAATTTTGGAAGGAACTGGAAACTCGCTACATAAACACGACTATTAATAATattgttgattttttattttttgttgactACATTTTGTTCCTTGTggtgtcacatactgtatgttaatgTCAGCCTCTGTGTACTGAAATAGCCCTGCACTGCAGGGATGTCAATTATAAAGGAGGCACAGTGACACCAAAGGATTTTCCCTGCTCGTTTATTGTGCTGGTATGAATGCAATGTTTGATCTTTAGACTTTCTTGGAAATACAACAGTGGTGCCGTTGTTTCTGGCCACCGACGTGCTGTAATGAGCATGCAGCATTCTCCTCACAGCAAATAGACAAGCTACTCTGGCCTATGAAGAACATAGTTAATTACCTATGTTTTCTTAGGCAAAAAGTGTTTCTCCGTCATTTCTTAAAGGGAAGTCTTCCCACCACTGCTAATgtgacattgtgttgtttttatttcatagacTCAACAGCTACTGGGGAGGTTGATGTGGACTTCACCCTGTGCACCCAGGTGGTCTCTCCTGGAGCATGTTTGTGTCCCACAATGTCCCTACTTGCAGACTGGCTACTGCGCCACTCGGTGGTCATGTGTTTGCTGCTGCACAGCCTGGTGCTAATGACCTTCTGCTTCCACCATGCTGCGACCAGTTGCTCCAAGAGCTGCTACTGCTCTGAGAGTGAGAGCAGTGGCAAGACGGTGCGCTGCAGCAATCTGCAGCTCACAGAGATCCCCCAGGATATCCCCAATGACACACGACGCATCTTCTTGGACTTCAACCTCTTCACCACAATCCCGACAAATGCTTTTGAAGGTTTGCCTCATCTGGTCGAACTGGATCTATCACACAATGAATTAAGCCAGCTAGAAGTGGGGGCGTTCCGAGGCCTGGGCCCCTCACTACAGTTCCTGGACCTTTCCTCCAACAAGTTAGTACACTTTAACCCTGATGCCTATGAGGGGCTGCGGGCTCGCGCCAATCTAACAAACAATCCATGGCACTGTGACTGCAATCTGCAGATGGCCATGCCTCACGTACACCTGGAGCCTGCATCACTGACTGGCATTGTGTGCCAGACTTCAGACCCTGAGGAAATAGGAGTTCAAGGACTTGCCTTCCTGTTGGCACCTGACATAGACCTATGTGTGGTGATGAAGAGGACTACAGATGTGGCCATGCTGGTCGTCATGTTCGGCTGGTTCAGCATGGTCATCTCCTACCTGGTCTACTATGTCAGGGCGAACCAGGAGGACGCCCGCAGACATCTTGAGTATCTCAAGTCTTTGCCCAGCAGACCGGACAAGTCAGAGGAGTCTTCCACTATTAGTACTGTGGTATAGGATGGATGGAGCTGCAACCTTCATCAACACAGTCTTCATCGGTCTCAGACAGATTTGCCCAGCTGTTGTCAGGGAGTCAAGGGGGCCAAGGAGACATATGCCTGCACAAGAAGAACAAGGCCGATGCAACCTAGCCCAGATGAATAATTCATCTTTCAGCGGCCCATTAGGAGTTTTTGTTGGTTGAGTTGATGGTCCAGTCCTCTAAGGGAGAAGAAGCAGCTGCGTGTTGTTTGGTGAACTCTAAATATGGGATACAAATGGGATTTATCCAGTGGTGCATGCACCTTGATGCACCTCTTTCGCAGACAGACAATTCCAGAGGTGACGTCAAATAGCAAGGGGGTAACGGCCAAGCTAGAACGAGGAACTTTGTGCGCTGTATTCCATTAAAGTCCTTCCAGTATTCACCAGTATGCAACAAGTAAAATGACGTTTTCCTTTtgaagtgttgttttgtttttcctctgtgaacTCACTCAAAtatatcacaaaaaaagaaggaatacaTACAGAATTAATCGTTTGAATCGCTCCACTTTCTGCATATTCAGCTCACTGAATTACATCGCGGCATGACGAAGGACTTACCAGTCATTCTGGGATGTTTTGCTAGAAGCCACTGTACCAGAGCTCCATACTGATGAACAGAGCTCACTCTGTACGTTAAGAATCGGTCACGGGAAAACCTCTGCTAGCTCACTCCCATAACCTGTAGGAGCCTTCAAtgattcattcaaatcaaatgcagaGACATCCAACGCTGTAGGCGAATAGAGGATCTGAAGGGTACTTTACAAAAGGCATTGCGTTTaatgtttactgtaaaaaagGTTGATTTGACACTGAGATGAGAGGTTACTGTAGATCAACTGTcgtgaaatgagagagagagagacttcttaacaaaacaagtttttcatATCCTGGTCGTAAAAGCCCTTCTGCTCTCACCTCTTCACCCGGTGTAATTAAGGGAACACAGATGAATCCCTCATGATCGTACCTGTTTATTTAGAGAGACCCTCTGTGCTGGTCTTTAATAAGCACATGGTGTCTCTGGGAGCCATCTCGTCTGATACAGTCCCATAGGTTTTCCAAACAACATTTATTGACCATTTAAAAGAGCTGCCAGAGATGTGAATCTCCCATTTCACCCGACCCTGgcaaagaggaagatgaatgtGTGTCTCTTCAGATGAAATCATCAATACAAACCGAGGCTACAAAAACGGAGATGTATTTGTCTGGAGACCTAATTTAATCTAGACCCGAATGTGCTCTAAGATGTGCTCTTTGTCCGTCTTTTTTCCACAGAGCAAGGTAAGGATAGCCCAGTGCTGTCTTAAATAATGAAATCGGAATGCTTAAGATGTGGGAAATGGTTTGTCAGCAAGGGTTTCCCctctgtcagacacacaaatgcCTCTGGAGCAGAGCAAGACCAATACATGATTTATGATGGCCATAAAAACACTTGAGCAGAATGTCTGGGAAGGCTCCCATCAACTTGTGTGACCCACTTCTTGAGGAGAGATTAAGGGAGAACACCACAGGGGATCAGCTGCCCTCCTCTCGGCTGCCTGGCTTCCCCGTGCTCGGGCGAAGTGTTTTCCAAATGACCTGCGGCTGCTCACTGAGAGTCCTGAGGAATCACAGCGGCGACAGTTCCACCTCATCTTCGGACTACCTCTTACCCAAAGGCAGCACTTAGTCTTTAAAGGGGCCGTTTTCTGGGAAATACGCCTCTCCGCATGCTTGCAGAGAGTTAAATGTGAAGATGAATGACACTCTCAAGTCTATATGGTAAATATGTCGCTGGAGGAAGCAGACAGTTGGCTTCATTTATTGTGTTAGTCATGCATGCTGAACAGTTTCCATGCGTCATGAGTTTGTTTCAcagaaattatattttccttGACAGAGATAATCTTAAGAAAGCCCTGGTACAGCCTCTCGCGACGAGCAGGATGTTTAATAGTCCTGAAAAACAGATGGTGAGCCTCTTTCTCCAACTGACatttcctgacacacacacacacaacacaccagcTCCCTAATAACAGAGTCTCACGGTGGCTTTGAAACCAGCCACTGTCAAGGAAGCTCAGAGTAGATAAACATAGCGCTTTTAACtgacatgtgtgtgtctctgtatttcTTAAAGCGAATGTATGTAAGTGAGCACAT
This Scophthalmus maximus strain ysfricsl-2021 chromosome 16, ASM2237912v1, whole genome shotgun sequence DNA region includes the following protein-coding sequences:
- the lrrc3ca gene encoding leucine-rich repeat-containing protein 3B, whose translation is MSLLADWLLRHSVVMCLLLHSLVLMTFCFHHAATSCSKSCYCSESESSGKTVRCSNLQLTEIPQDIPNDTRRIFLDFNLFTTIPTNAFEGLPHLVELDLSHNELSQLEVGAFRGLGPSLQFLDLSSNKLVHFNPDAYEGLRARANLTNNPWHCDCNLQMAMPHVHLEPASLTGIVCQTSDPEEIGVQGLAFLLAPDIDLCVVMKRTTDVAMLVVMFGWFSMVISYLVYYVRANQEDARRHLEYLKSLPSRPDKSEESSTISTVV